GCCACTGTTGTTCTTCTCGTATACATAGCGGAATTCGGAAGTGGAGATGGGCTGGGTGCCGAGCGTAGCTACTGCGGGTTCTCTGGTGTCGTTCTTCTTTGTTGCGGTGCAACCGGCAAGAGCCAGCGAGGCAGCCGCAACAAGTAGGTAATTGCTGCGCATAAGTTGGTTTAAAACAGGCTTTTGTTTTGCTGATCCGGGATCAGGGTATGCAATTTTAGTTAAAATTTCTGACAGATAAGTCAAAAACTATAACCATAATCCCATCAGCCCTGCATTTGTTCCCGGATAACGGGAAATGCGCAGCGAAAGTGTGTCAGCGGCTTTATTTGATTTTTTTGTAGAGGCGGCAGATATTCTTCGCTCCTTTGGAGGAGAACTCCACTTTATCCATGATGCGGTTAACCAGGGCAATGCCCACACCGCCTTTTTTGCCGATGCGGATGTGCTCCTGGATGTCGGGCTCCTTGTAGTTTGAGCGCTCAAAGGCAACCCCTTCGTCCGTTACCTCGAACACGAGGAATTCTCCCTGCTTTTGAATGGCAAGGGCAATGTACTTTTCCGGGTCTTCGTGGTTGGCGTGTATGATGAGGTTGGCGCATATCTCATCCACGGCCAGTACGATTTGGTTCATCAGAATATCCGAGAGGGCATAAGTCCCCAGGTATTCCGTCACAAAGTCCCGTATTAGCTTCAGGTTTTTTTTAGTACAATTTACCCGAATCGAGTTATTCATTAGCGACGCTTCTTGCTTCCTCGTAATCAGAGACGATGGTCATCAGCAGGTCGAGGCCAAGGATCTCAAATACATTACGAACTTTGTCTTGCATGTTAAAGAAGATGAGCTTGATCTGTGCATCCTCAAAGCGCTGCAGGTGCGAAATAAAAACGCCCAGGCCTGCAGAGGAAATATAATCCAGGTTCTGGCAATCTACCAGCACCTTGTTATACTTCATTATTTCGGGATCGGACAGTTCTTCGTCCAGTTGCACAGAGGAGCTTGCGTCCAGTTCACCGTCAAGGGTCATGATGACGGTGTTTTCTTTGATTTCTTGTGTAATTTTCATCGGCATACTTTACGGCTTAATCATATGTTAGGTTCAGTGGGCTTAAACTTGATTACCATCAGTGTCTGGTCGTCATAAAGGTTGTCAGGGCCCGTAAAATCC
Above is a window of Pontibacter akesuensis DNA encoding:
- a CDS encoding ATP-binding protein; translation: MNNSIRVNCTKKNLKLIRDFVTEYLGTYALSDILMNQIVLAVDEICANLIIHANHEDPEKYIALAIQKQGEFLVFEVTDEGVAFERSNYKEPDIQEHIRIGKKGGVGIALVNRIMDKVEFSSKGAKNICRLYKKIK
- a CDS encoding STAS domain-containing protein codes for the protein MKITQEIKENTVIMTLDGELDASSSVQLDEELSDPEIMKYNKVLVDCQNLDYISSAGLGVFISHLQRFEDAQIKLIFFNMQDKVRNVFEILGLDLLMTIVSDYEEARSVANE